From one Cyanobacterium stanieri PCC 7202 genomic stretch:
- a CDS encoding pyruvate kinase (PFAM: Pyruvate kinase, barrel domain; PEP-utilising enzyme, mobile domain; Pyruvate kinase, alpha/beta domain~TIGRFAM: pyruvate kinase~COGs: COG0469 Pyruvate kinase~InterPro IPR015793:IPR015794:IPR008279:IPR001697~KEGG: cyc:PCC7424_3440 pyruvate kinase~PFAM: Pyruvate kinase barrel; Pyruvate kinase alpha/beta; PEP-utilising protein mobile region~SPTR: Pyruvate kinase;~TIGRFAM: pyruvate kinase), translating into MSEKFSRRTKIVATVGPGCANPETLRKMILAGANTFRLNFSHGTHEVHQSSIRMIRQVENELNRPIGILQDLQGPKIRLGKYECGSIELHEGDRYVLTSRDVKCDEKIACISYEYLAEEVPLNARILLDDGRVEMVVKEIDKENKDLHCQVVVGGVLSSNKGVNFPNVYLSVKALTEKDKKDLMFGLDQRVDWVALSFVRNPQDVLEIKDLIASAGKSTPVIAKIEKHEAIEQMEEILSLCDGVMVARGDLGVELPAEDVPILQKRLIRTANRLGIPIITATQMLDSMANSPSPTRAEVSDVANAILDGTDAVMLSNETAVGKYPVQAVATMAKIARRTEEERDSIAPHLLSPMDNQNIPNAISGAVGQIAKQLKASAIMTLTKTGATARNVSKFRPKTPILAITPHVSVSRQLQLVWGVKPLLLLDMPGLKQVFSSAIELAREEELLEDGNLVVMTAGTLQGVAGSTDLIKVEIVKGLLSEGLGIGQGIITGRTKVVYDINNLTNFNQGDILVAKSTDNNYVDAMRLASGIITEEGGVRSHAAQIGMRLGIPVIVGVKDATRIIRDASFVTMKIEQGLVYLGTDGSQDGVD; encoded by the coding sequence ATGTCTGAGAAATTTTCCCGCCGTACCAAAATTGTAGCAACCGTAGGCCCAGGTTGTGCGAATCCCGAAACATTGCGCAAGATGATTCTTGCTGGCGCTAATACTTTTCGTCTCAACTTTTCCCATGGTACCCATGAAGTCCATCAAAGTAGTATTCGGATGATTCGCCAAGTGGAAAATGAGTTAAATCGTCCCATCGGTATTTTGCAAGATTTACAAGGTCCGAAAATTAGGTTAGGTAAATATGAATGTGGTTCTATTGAATTACATGAGGGCGATCGCTACGTACTCACCAGTCGAGATGTCAAATGTGATGAAAAAATCGCCTGTATTAGTTACGAATATTTAGCCGAAGAAGTACCCCTCAATGCCAGAATCCTCCTTGATGATGGTAGGGTGGAAATGGTAGTAAAGGAAATTGATAAAGAAAATAAAGATCTCCATTGTCAGGTAGTAGTAGGGGGTGTACTGTCTAGCAACAAAGGGGTAAACTTTCCCAATGTTTATTTATCCGTCAAAGCCCTAACGGAAAAAGACAAAAAAGATTTAATGTTTGGTTTAGATCAACGGGTGGACTGGGTAGCCCTCAGTTTCGTGAGAAATCCCCAAGATGTGTTGGAAATCAAAGATTTAATTGCCAGTGCAGGAAAATCTACCCCCGTCATTGCCAAAATTGAAAAACACGAAGCCATCGAACAAATGGAAGAAATTTTATCCCTCTGTGATGGGGTAATGGTGGCAAGGGGAGATTTAGGGGTTGAGTTACCCGCTGAGGATGTGCCTATCCTCCAAAAACGCTTGATTCGCACTGCCAACCGTTTGGGTATTCCCATTATTACCGCTACCCAAATGTTAGACAGTATGGCAAACAGTCCTAGTCCTACCCGTGCAGAGGTTTCCGATGTTGCCAACGCCATTTTAGACGGCACCGATGCGGTAATGCTTTCCAATGAAACCGCTGTGGGTAAATATCCTGTACAAGCTGTGGCTACCATGGCAAAAATTGCTAGACGCACGGAGGAAGAAAGGGATTCCATTGCCCCCCATTTGTTGAGTCCTATGGATAACCAAAATATTCCTAATGCCATTTCTGGGGCGGTGGGACAAATCGCCAAACAGCTTAAGGCTAGTGCCATCATGACCCTAACGAAAACGGGTGCTACGGCTCGTAACGTCTCCAAATTTCGTCCTAAAACTCCCATTTTGGCAATTACCCCCCATGTCAGTGTTTCCCGTCAATTACAGTTGGTCTGGGGTGTGAAACCTTTATTGTTGTTGGATATGCCGGGCTTAAAGCAGGTGTTTAGTTCGGCTATCGAGTTGGCGAGGGAAGAGGAGTTATTAGAAGATGGTAATTTAGTGGTGATGACCGCAGGAACTTTGCAAGGGGTGGCAGGTTCTACCGATTTGATTAAGGTAGAAATTGTTAAGGGTTTACTCAGTGAAGGGCTTGGTATCGGACAGGGGATAATTACTGGTCGCACTAAGGTGGTTTATGATATTAACAATCTCACCAATTTTAATCAGGGCGATATTTTGGTGGCAAAAAGCACTGATAATAATTATGTAGATGCTATGCGCCTAGCCAGTGGCATTATTACCGAAGAGGGTGGGGTGCGATCGCACGCAGCCCAGATAGGAATGCGTTTAGGTATTCCCGTAATTGTGGGAGTAAAAGATGCCACCCGAATCATTCGGGATGCTAGTTTTGTCACCATGAAAATTGAACAGGGTTTGGTCTATCTTGGTACTGATGGCAGTCAAGATGGTGTAGATTAA
- a CDS encoding transcriptional regulator, Crp/Fnr family (PFAM: Bacterial regulatory proteins, crp family; Cyclic nucleotide-binding domain~TIGRFAM: global nitrogen regulator NtcA, cyanobacterial~COGs: COG0664 cAMP-binding protein - catabolite gene activator and regulatory subunit of cAMP-dependent protein kinase~InterPro IPR000595:IPR001808:IPR012318:IPR018335~KEGG: cyh:Cyan8802_2082 transcriptional regulator, Crp/Fnr family~PFAM: cyclic nucleotide-binding; regulatory protein Crp~SMART: regulatory protein Crp; cyclic nucleotide-binding~SPTR: Nitrogen-responsive regulatory protein): MQPIPTQEQPLASVFRQIGGGMYTPVMEKFERGKTIFFPGDPAERVYFLVKGAVKLSRLYEAGEEITVALLRENSIFGVLSLITGQKSDRFYHAVAFTPVELLSAPIEHFQRSLQDNPELSRLMLQGLSSRILQTEMMIETLAHRDMASRLVSFLLILCRDFGIPSLNGITIDLKLSHQAIAEAIGSTRVTVTRLLGELRQDGMISITKKKITVHNPVALSQQFA, translated from the coding sequence ATGCAACCAATACCTACTCAAGAGCAACCCCTCGCCTCGGTATTTCGTCAAATAGGAGGGGGAATGTATACCCCCGTGATGGAAAAGTTTGAACGAGGAAAAACTATTTTTTTCCCCGGAGATCCTGCGGAAAGGGTATATTTTTTGGTAAAAGGGGCGGTTAAGTTGTCTCGTCTCTATGAGGCTGGGGAGGAGATTACTGTGGCTCTTTTGAGGGAAAATAGTATTTTTGGGGTACTATCTTTGATTACTGGGCAAAAGAGCGATCGCTTTTATCATGCGGTAGCCTTCACTCCTGTAGAATTATTATCAGCACCCATTGAGCATTTTCAGCGTTCTTTGCAAGATAATCCTGAATTATCCCGTCTTATGTTGCAGGGTTTATCTTCTCGTATTTTGCAAACGGAAATGATGATCGAAACCCTCGCTCACCGTGATATGGCTTCTCGTTTGGTGAGCTTTTTATTGATTCTTTGTCGTGATTTTGGCATTCCTAGTCTCAATGGTATCACTATTGATCTTAAATTATCCCATCAGGCGATCGCCGAGGCCATTGGTTCAACCCGTGTAACAGTCACCCGACTATTGGGAGAACTACGTCAAGATGGTATGATTTCCATCACCAAGAAAAAAATTACTGTTCATAATCCTGTGGCCCTCAGCCAACAATTTGCCTAG
- a CDS encoding hypothetical protein (KEGG: cyc:PCC7424_0760 hypothetical protein~SPTR: Putative uncharacterized protein): MSSLPITTKHRINRIPKLPHVWEGDIFPIGDMLQNIEPDLRDNGHCIVWVDGSEGFVRAMEVVRSNTGPDAMVRSLLKAIEKPQSPAEPARPHKVVVRDRELQFFLRGALQGLDIEVDYQGELPLLDELWRNLQAVQPSMAGNIPPKMLKDLEQKAIAFIWQQAPWEILAEYNLLEIQINAYNVESLYACVMGMMGEEFGVIFYRSLESMKKFRLMAGEIDDEMMEEGDIERAFLQQDCWFVNFSVDDEFDEEELDDEEFDDEDTLFLKMIVSKMKKNLPVDVVFGSIHPYEGIRPIVDTEELDPLYLAIEALGKFIKKNKVSLEKDPTQAIRHKYSVKLPWNNNKPHQVTVKTMPEVTAELEALEGDLDHDFDEYEDHPQISSDLFPYDCLITFASFSENIIKSIEKKSSVWVDTQGIVFGKNKEKIPAVVVQTTRPKGKLIVEQLINEEGIEHLFFTVGEDLFDGETFDLPIITTRAGVNHVIAEIVKEDSRFSDAVKKWSKEIKNWQGKCGFAIAMGVTGVNKGKPREQHILAFFVTDFVSKEEAGLEKLVLNSIM, from the coding sequence ATGTCTTCTTTACCCATCACCACAAAACATCGTATCAACCGTATTCCTAAATTGCCCCATGTTTGGGAGGGGGATATTTTTCCCATCGGAGATATGCTCCAAAACATCGAGCCTGATTTGCGGGATAATGGTCATTGTATTGTATGGGTTGATGGTTCTGAGGGGTTTGTTCGTGCTATGGAAGTGGTGCGGAGTAATACAGGACCTGATGCCATGGTGAGATCCCTTTTAAAAGCCATTGAAAAGCCCCAAAGTCCTGCCGAACCTGCCCGTCCTCACAAGGTGGTAGTGAGGGATAGGGAATTACAATTTTTCTTGAGGGGGGCCTTACAGGGTTTAGATATTGAGGTGGATTATCAGGGAGAATTGCCTTTGTTGGATGAGTTGTGGCGTAATTTACAGGCTGTTCAACCGAGTATGGCGGGTAATATTCCCCCCAAAATGTTAAAGGATTTGGAACAAAAGGCGATCGCCTTTATATGGCAACAAGCCCCATGGGAAATACTAGCCGAATATAATCTACTAGAAATCCAAATTAATGCCTATAATGTGGAATCCCTCTATGCCTGTGTGATGGGGATGATGGGCGAGGAATTTGGGGTTATTTTTTATCGTTCCTTAGAATCCATGAAAAAATTTAGACTCATGGCAGGGGAAATAGATGATGAAATGATGGAAGAAGGAGACATAGAAAGAGCATTTTTGCAACAGGATTGCTGGTTTGTGAACTTCTCCGTCGATGATGAATTTGATGAAGAAGAATTAGACGATGAAGAGTTTGACGATGAAGATACCCTCTTCCTCAAGATGATTGTCTCCAAAATGAAAAAAAATCTTCCTGTGGATGTGGTATTTGGTAGTATTCACCCCTATGAAGGGATCCGTCCTATCGTTGATACAGAAGAACTAGATCCCCTTTATTTAGCCATTGAAGCCCTCGGTAAATTTATCAAAAAAAATAAAGTATCCCTAGAAAAAGATCCCACTCAGGCAATTCGCCATAAATATTCCGTAAAACTTCCTTGGAATAATAATAAACCTCATCAGGTGACAGTGAAAACTATGCCCGAAGTTACCGCTGAATTAGAAGCCTTAGAAGGGGATTTAGACCATGATTTTGATGAATATGAAGATCATCCTCAGATCAGCAGTGATTTATTTCCCTATGACTGTCTGATTACCTTTGCTTCTTTTTCGGAAAATATCATCAAATCCATAGAAAAGAAATCTTCTGTATGGGTTGACACTCAAGGGATCGTGTTTGGTAAAAATAAAGAAAAAATCCCTGCCGTAGTGGTACAAACTACCCGTCCTAAAGGTAAGTTAATCGTCGAACAATTGATCAATGAGGAGGGCATAGAGCATTTATTTTTCACCGTGGGAGAAGATCTATTTGACGGTGAAACATTTGATCTACCCATAATAACAACCCGAGCAGGGGTAAATCATGTAATTGCAGAAATAGTGAAAGAGGACTCCAGATTTAGTGATGCAGTCAAAAAATGGTCTAAGGAAATCAAAAATTGGCAGGGTAAATGTGGTTTTGCCATCGCCATGGGTGTCACTGGGGTAAATAAAGGCAAACCCCGAGAGCAACATATATTGGCGTTTTTTGTGACCGACTTTGTTTCTAAGGAAGAAGCAGGATTAGAAAAACTTGTCCTTAATTCAATAATGTAA
- a CDS encoding arsenite efflux ATP-binding protein ArsA (PFAM: Anion-transporting ATPase~TIGRFAM: arsenite-activated ATPase ArsA~COGs: COG0003 ATPase involved in chromosome partitioning~InterPro IPR003348~KEGG: cyc:PCC7424_3278 arsenite-activated ATPase ArsA~PRIAM: Arsenite-transporting ATPase~SPTR: Arsenite-activated ATPase ArsA;~TIGRFAM: arsenite-activated ATPase ArsA; TC 3.A.4.1.1): MTGKGGVGKTSVAAATGLRCAELGHKTLVLSTDPAHSLADSFDLELGHEPRKVKENLWGAELDALMELEGNWGAVKKYITEVLQARGLDGVQAEELAILPGMDEIFGLVRMKRHYDEGEFDVLIIDSAPTGTALRLLSLPEVGGWYMRRFYKPLQSMSATLRPLFEPFFKPITGFSLPTNEVMDAPYEFYQQIEALEKVLTDNTQTSVRLVTNPERMVIKESLRAHAYLSLYNVSTDLVIANRIIPDQVDDPFFQKWKENQSVYKQEIYDNFHPLPVKEVPLYSEEMCGLEALERLKDTLYKDEDPSQVYYAENTIRVIQEDSHYSLELYLPGIPKEQIKLNKTGDELNVRIGNHRRNLVLPQALAALQPSGAKIEEDYLKIKFSTPS; encoded by the coding sequence ATGACAGGAAAAGGCGGAGTAGGTAAAACCTCCGTAGCAGCCGCCACGGGTTTAAGGTGCGCTGAATTAGGACATAAAACCTTAGTCTTAAGTACCGACCCTGCCCATTCCCTAGCCGACAGTTTTGATTTAGAATTAGGTCATGAACCCCGCAAAGTCAAAGAAAACCTCTGGGGTGCAGAATTAGACGCTCTCATGGAACTAGAAGGCAACTGGGGAGCGGTGAAAAAATACATCACCGAAGTATTACAAGCTAGAGGTTTGGATGGTGTACAGGCCGAAGAATTAGCCATCTTACCCGGTATGGATGAGATTTTTGGTTTAGTAAGAATGAAGCGTCATTATGACGAAGGCGAATTTGATGTTTTAATTATCGACTCTGCACCCACTGGCACAGCCCTAAGATTATTGAGTCTTCCCGAAGTGGGGGGATGGTATATGAGAAGGTTTTATAAACCTCTCCAAAGTATGTCTGCCACCCTACGCCCTTTATTTGAGCCTTTCTTTAAACCCATCACAGGGTTTTCCCTGCCCACTAATGAGGTAATGGATGCACCCTATGAATTTTATCAACAAATTGAAGCCCTAGAAAAGGTATTAACCGATAATACTCAAACCTCTGTGCGTTTGGTAACTAATCCTGAAAGAATGGTCATCAAAGAGTCTTTGAGAGCCCATGCTTATCTGAGTCTTTATAATGTATCTACCGATTTAGTAATAGCGAATAGAATTATCCCTGATCAGGTAGATGATCCCTTTTTCCAAAAATGGAAAGAAAATCAATCAGTGTATAAACAAGAAATTTATGATAACTTCCACCCTCTCCCCGTAAAGGAAGTTCCTTTATATTCTGAGGAAATGTGTGGTTTAGAAGCCTTGGAACGTTTGAAAGATACTTTATACAAGGATGAAGATCCTAGTCAGGTATATTATGCCGAAAATACCATTAGGGTTATCCAAGAGGATTCTCATTACAGTTTAGAGTTATATTTACCCGGTATTCCCAAAGAACAAATAAAACTGAATAAGACAGGGGATGAGTTGAATGTCAGAATCGGCAACCATCGCCGTAACTTGGTATTACCCCAAGCCTTGGCGGCATTACAACCTTCTGGGGCAAAAATTGAAGAGGATTATCTAAAAATTAAGTTTTCTACTCCTTCTTAG
- a CDS encoding 2-isopropylmalate synthase (PFAM: LeuA allosteric (dimerisation) domain; HMGL-like~TIGRFAM: 2-isopropylmalate synthase/homocitrate synthase family protein~COGs: COG0119 Isopropylmalate/homocitrate/citramalate synthase~InterPro IPR000891:IPR013709:IPR002034:IPR005675~KEGG: cyc:PCC7424_3413 putative alpha-isopropylmalate/homocitrate synthase family transferase~PFAM: LeuA allosteric (dimerisation) domain-containing protein; pyruvate carboxyltransferase~SPTR: 2-isopropylmalate synthase/homocitrate synthase family protein;~TIGRFAM: 2-isopropylmalate synthase/homocitrate synthase family protein) has product MNRKKIWLYDTTLRDGSQREGISLSLNDKLQIVRKLDEMGIPFIEGGWPGANPKDVQFFWRLKEEPLKQAQIVAFCSTRRPQQRAEDDPMLKAILAANTHWVTIFGKSWDLHVTEGLKTSLDENIAMIKDSISYLKSQGRQIIYDAEHWFDGYKNNPDYALATLRGAIASGAKWLVFCDTNGGTLPHEISQIVAEVVEKLDLDLDDPDGVQLGIHTHNDSGTAVANAIASVLEGATMVQGTINGYGERCGNANLCTLIPNLQLKLGYHCLEPQQLTQLTPNSRLISEIVNLAPDDHAPFVGRSAFAHKGGIHVSAVARNPLTYEHIVPEAIGNERRIVISDQSGLSNVLSKAKNFGIDLDKKDPKCREILQRLKNLEHQGYQFEAAEASFELLMREALGQRKELFEIKGFQVHSDITVAEQTPYTHALATIKLVVGEQELLEVAEGNGPVSALDSALRKALVKFYPEIATFHLTDYKVRILDSTAGTNAKTRVLVESTNGHKRWTTVGVSTNIIDASYQAVVEGLEYGINHVLKQSTVTIEG; this is encoded by the coding sequence ATGAATCGGAAAAAAATTTGGCTCTATGATACTACCCTCAGAGATGGTTCTCAAAGAGAGGGAATTTCTTTATCTCTTAATGATAAGTTGCAAATTGTACGCAAACTTGATGAGATGGGGATTCCTTTCATTGAGGGGGGCTGGCCAGGGGCTAATCCGAAGGATGTACAGTTTTTTTGGCGTCTGAAAGAAGAACCGTTAAAACAAGCTCAGATTGTGGCTTTTTGTTCTACCCGTCGCCCCCAGCAAAGGGCGGAGGATGATCCGATGTTAAAGGCTATTTTGGCGGCCAATACCCATTGGGTGACTATTTTTGGTAAGTCTTGGGATTTGCACGTTACGGAGGGGTTAAAGACTTCTTTGGATGAGAATATCGCTATGATTAAGGACAGCATTAGTTATCTAAAATCCCAAGGGCGACAAATTATTTATGATGCCGAGCATTGGTTTGATGGTTATAAAAATAATCCCGATTATGCTTTGGCTACTCTCCGAGGGGCGATCGCCTCGGGGGCTAAATGGTTAGTATTTTGTGACACCAATGGCGGTACTTTACCCCATGAAATTAGCCAGATTGTAGCGGAAGTAGTGGAAAAATTAGATTTGGATTTGGATGATCCTGATGGGGTACAATTGGGCATCCATACTCACAATGATAGTGGTACAGCGGTGGCAAATGCGATCGCCTCTGTCCTTGAAGGGGCTACCATGGTGCAGGGAACCATTAATGGATATGGAGAAAGATGTGGTAATGCCAACCTGTGTACCCTCATTCCTAACCTACAACTAAAACTAGGTTATCACTGTCTTGAACCCCAGCAACTCACCCAGCTAACCCCCAACAGCCGCCTGATTAGCGAAATCGTCAACCTCGCCCCCGATGATCATGCCCCCTTCGTAGGACGTTCAGCCTTTGCTCACAAAGGGGGAATCCACGTGTCAGCGGTGGCCAGAAATCCCCTCACTTACGAACATATAGTCCCCGAAGCCATTGGCAATGAGCGCCGCATCGTCATTTCCGATCAATCAGGATTGAGTAATGTTCTTTCCAAAGCCAAAAATTTCGGCATTGATTTGGATAAAAAAGATCCTAAATGTCGGGAAATCTTACAAAGACTCAAAAACCTCGAACACCAAGGCTATCAATTTGAAGCGGCCGAGGCAAGTTTTGAGTTACTCATGCGTGAAGCCCTCGGGCAAAGAAAAGAATTATTTGAAATCAAAGGGTTTCAAGTTCATTCGGACATCACCGTTGCTGAACAAACACCATACACCCATGCCCTAGCAACCATCAAGCTAGTGGTAGGAGAACAGGAATTATTAGAAGTTGCCGAGGGTAATGGCCCGGTGAGCGCCCTAGACTCAGCCCTGCGCAAAGCCTTGGTGAAATTTTATCCAGAAATTGCCACATTCCACCTCACGGACTACAAAGTCAGGATTTTAGATAGTACCGCAGGAACCAATGCCAAAACAAGGGTTTTGGTGGAATCTACCAATGGACATAAACGATGGACTACCGTAGGGGTATCCACCAATATTATTGACGCTTCCTATCAAGCCGTGGTGGAGGGTTTGGAATATGGTATTAATCATGTTTTGAAACAATCCACCGTGACCATTGAGGGCTAA
- a CDS encoding Mo-dependent nitrogenase family protein (PFAM: Mo-dependent nitrogenase C-terminus~COGs: COG3793 Tellurite resistance protein~InterPro IPR009717~KEGG: syp:SYNPCC7002_A2834 hypothetical protein~PFAM: Mo-dependent nitrogenase family protein~SPTR: Putative uncharacterized protein), which yields MNNNNNSAVINDEVQKLDDRTITAWLRGLLTVAYADGHFDPEEQELIASLTQDELMPNTTLGELEPICPEDLATELGDDVEVRENFLRTAVMMAIANGVYSQAEADSVHSFQQALELDIEALKALEATLWNPEQGQKSVSQGKEESAIDVLNPVKKWLDGMDVQDPRVARFLCKMIPPQCPFERDIKLFGKKIVHIPPMCKLNPLYEQLVGLRFRSLSYLADECDEDISAYI from the coding sequence ATGAATAACAATAATAACTCGGCAGTTATCAATGACGAGGTGCAAAAATTGGACGATCGCACCATAACTGCTTGGCTCAGAGGGCTATTAACCGTAGCCTATGCTGACGGACATTTTGATCCCGAAGAGCAAGAACTGATCGCCAGTTTAACTCAGGATGAATTGATGCCTAATACCACATTAGGAGAATTAGAACCCATTTGCCCCGAAGATTTAGCCACGGAATTAGGGGATGATGTGGAAGTCAGAGAAAATTTTTTACGTACTGCGGTGATGATGGCGATCGCCAATGGGGTATATTCCCAAGCCGAAGCCGATTCTGTCCATAGTTTTCAACAAGCCTTAGAGTTAGATATAGAAGCCCTCAAAGCCCTAGAAGCCACCCTCTGGAATCCTGAGCAAGGGCAAAAATCAGTTTCTCAGGGTAAAGAAGAAAGTGCGATCGATGTCTTAAATCCCGTCAAAAAATGGCTCGATGGTATGGATGTACAAGATCCCAGAGTGGCCCGTTTCTTGTGTAAAATGATTCCCCCCCAATGCCCCTTTGAAAGAGACATCAAATTATTTGGCAAAAAAATTGTCCATATTCCCCCCATGTGTAAATTAAACCCCCTCTATGAACAATTAGTAGGTCTAAGGTTTCGCTCCCTTTCCTACCTTGCTGATGAATGTGACGAGGACATTTCCGCCTATATTTAA
- a CDS encoding Enoyl-(acyl-carrier-protein) reductase (NADH) (PFAM: short chain dehydrogenase~COGs: COG0623 Enoyl-(acyl-carrier-protein)~InterPro IPR002198:IPR002347~KEGG: syp:SYNPCC7002_A1676 enoyl-(acyl carrier protein) reductase~PFAM: short-chain dehydrogenase/reductase SDR~SPTR: Enoyl-[acyl-carrier-protein] reductase), with product MLDLTGKNALVTGIANNRSIAWGIAQQLHQAGANIGVTYLPDDKGRFQKKVGELVEPLNPSIFLPCNVQDDAQIEQTFNEIKEKWGHIDILIHCLAFAQKDDLSGDFSNTSRDGFKTALDISAYSLTRLTQAAKPLFRDGASIVTLSYLGGVKVIPNYNVMGIAKSALEMSVRYLAAELGSQNVRVNAISAGPIRTLASSAVGGILDMIHHVEATAPLKRTVTQTEVGNAAAFLCSDLSSGITGQVLYVDAGYEIMGMSQG from the coding sequence ATGTTAGATTTAACAGGAAAAAATGCCCTCGTAACAGGTATTGCCAACAATCGCTCCATTGCATGGGGAATCGCCCAACAACTACACCAAGCAGGGGCAAATATTGGAGTCACCTATCTCCCTGACGACAAAGGACGTTTTCAAAAAAAAGTAGGCGAATTAGTCGAACCCCTCAACCCCAGTATTTTCTTACCCTGTAACGTTCAGGATGACGCTCAAATTGAGCAAACCTTTAACGAAATCAAAGAAAAATGGGGACATATTGACATTCTGATTCACTGTTTAGCCTTTGCCCAAAAAGATGATTTGAGCGGTGATTTTAGCAATACTTCCCGAGATGGGTTTAAAACCGCCCTTGATATTAGTGCCTATTCCCTTACTCGCCTTACCCAAGCCGCCAAACCATTATTTAGGGATGGTGCTAGTATTGTCACCCTCAGCTATCTTGGAGGAGTCAAAGTCATCCCTAACTACAACGTAATGGGTATCGCTAAATCTGCATTGGAAATGAGCGTCCGTTATTTAGCCGCTGAGTTAGGTTCTCAAAATGTGAGAGTAAATGCCATTTCTGCCGGGCCTATTCGTACCCTTGCATCCTCTGCTGTGGGTGGTATCCTTGACATGATTCACCATGTGGAAGCCACTGCCCCCCTCAAACGTACCGTAACCCAAACAGAAGTAGGTAACGCCGCTGCTTTCCTTTGTAGTGACTTATCCAGTGGTATTACTGGGCAGGTTCTCTATGTGGATGCAGGTTATGAGATTATGGGTATGAGCCAAGGTTAA